One segment of Prionailurus viverrinus isolate Anna unplaced genomic scaffold, UM_Priviv_1.0 scaffold_73, whole genome shotgun sequence DNA contains the following:
- the LOC125159866 gene encoding uncharacterized protein LOC125159866, whose translation MRQQAFAEVLARAMECEVPKEETLQELPERRQQAVAEVAAGVQEKDVPKEEKLRALPERKQKAVAEVIKRAMEYGVTVEKKLQSVTVRRQKTVAEVAIGAREEGVCKEENVWAVPVRRHQGVAEVAAGQTGYGVPEEERMWAVPVRRQQDVAEVAAGATKYGVTVEKKLQSVTVRRQKTVAEVAIGAREEGACKEENVWAVPVRRHQGVAEVAAGQTGYGVAEVAAGQTEYGVPVEEKMWAFPVRTHQAVGEFPGVSGTMENDWVLESLSDSGTDDE comes from the exons ATGAGGCAGCAGGCTTTTGCTGAG GTCCTGGCAAGAGCAATGGAATGTG AAGTCCCTAAGGAGGAAACGCTGCAGGAACTTCCTGAAAGGAGACagcaggctgttgctgag gttgCCGCAGGAGTACAGGAGAAAG ATGTCCCTAAGGAAGAAAAGCTGCGTGCCCTTCCTGAAAGGAAGCAGAAGGCTGTGGCTGAG GTCATCAAGAGAGCAATGGAATATG GAGTCACTGTGGAGAAAAAGCTGCAGTCCGTTACAGTAAGGAGGCAAAAGACTGTTGCAGAG GTGGCCATAGGAGCTCGAGAAGAAG GTGTCTGTAAGGAGGAAAATGTGTGGGCCGTTCCTGTCAGGAGACACCAAGGTGTTGCTGAG GTTGCCGCGGGACAAACAGGATATG GTGTCCCTGAGGAGGAAAGGATGTGGGCCGTTCCTGTCAGGAGGCAGCAGgatgttgctgag GTGGCCGCGGGAGCAACGAAATATG GAGTCACTGTGGAGAAAAAGCTGCAGTCCGTTACAGTAAGGAGGCAAAAGACTGTTGCAGAG GTGGCCATAGGAGCTCGAGAAGAAG GTGCTTGTAAGGAGGAAAATGTGTGGGCCGTTCCTGTCAGGAGACACCAAGGTGTTGCTGAG GTTGCCGCGGGACAAACAGGATATG GTGTTGCTGAG GTTGCCGCGGGACAAACAGAATATG GTGTCCCTGTGGAGGAAAAGATGTGGGCTTTTCCTGTAAGGACGCACCAGGCTGTTGGTGAG tttCCTGGGGTCTCTGGAACCATGGAGAATG ATTGGGTGTTGGAGAGCCTGTCTGACTCTGGAACCGATGATGAATAG